DNA sequence from the Methylacidiphilum kamchatkense Kam1 genome:
TATTTTTCGTACATCCCAGTGGTCCATTGAGCTGATCCACGAAAAGAATCGAAATAGGGTTGTTTTGTTAAATAGTTGGTCACTCCAGAGCTTGTTTGAGTGGCTCCAAAGATTGCTTGTGCAGGACCTTCGATAAAATCGAACGATTCAATCATGTTCCAATTCATCGGGATTCCTTGGAAGGCGCCATTTTGGATGTTCATTTCAATGCCATTAATATAGGGAATAGAAGGATAGCCTCTTGAGAAGGGAGCTATCCCTAGTCCGTAGTTTACCGATGAATAAGCAGAAGGGATATAAAAGGCCATGCTTAGAGGATCTAAAAAAGGCTGCAATCCCATCCCTAGCGCCTGAATGAGTGTTTTGTTAATTGTAAAAACGGTGCGAGGAGTATCTAAAATGTCCATTGGTCCGAAACCTTCCGAAGGGGAAATCAAAAAGGAAGTCTTTTCTTTCGGTTCTATTGGTACTTGCCCTTTGACTTTTATTGGTGGTACGGCTAAAGCATCTCCTGCCACAGCATTGGCTGTGGAACCCACTCCATTAGAAGGATAAAGACAAGTGATTAAAAAAAGGGGAGTCAGATAAAATACAATCTGCCTCTGGCTCATTTTTTTCTTTTTTCGATCTCCCCTTTCTCTTTGGATTCAAAAGATAATAAAGGGAAGAAAGAGAATTTCTTGCTTTTATACAGACTTTCCAAAAAAGGATAGGAAGGGAAAGGTCTTTTGCCTTCTGACAGCAAGATGATTGAGATGATTCCGCAAATTAACACACAAAGCGAAAAGAGTCTGAAACCAAAAGAACATGAACCAAAAGATTCTTTGATTTTTCCCAGAAAAATGGGTAAGAGAAAACCGCCAATACCTCCTGCAGCTCCGACAACTCCTGTCGTTAAGCCAATATGGGAGGCAGTTTGCGTGCCCACCAATTGAAATATGGCTCCATTAGCTAGGCCAAGACATCCCATCATAAAAAATATTGGAGTTAATTCTAGAAGCAGAGGAAAGTAAAAGGAGGGAAGAAAAGCAAAAAAGCTACCTAAGCTAAACAAAAGAAACAATACCTTTATTCCGCCCAATTTGTCGGCTATGGCTCCACCTAATGGCCTTAAAAGGCTTCCAGAGGCAATAAGCAAGGTTTGAAGTCCACCCGCCTCCACTTTCTCTACTCCATACTCATCGACAAGAAAGAATCCCAGATAGCTTGAAAAACCTATAAAACCACCAAATGAAAGGCTATACAAAAGGGATAAAAGCCATGTCTTTTTCTGGCAGAGCACTCGAATGATACTTTCCCCAGTCATTCTTTCATTCTGGAGACGAGGAGCATCTTCAGCAAAGAAAAGCACGAAAAGGAAAACAATGAATAAGAGGAGGAAGAAAAAGCCGAAAACCGAATGCCACCCGTATCTGTGTGCAATCATAGGACCGAAAAGTGTGCTAAGAAGCGTGCCGCTATTTCCACTTCCAGCCAGTCCTAAAACAAGTCCTTGGTGTTGCGGCAAAAACCACCTGCTTGCCATTGGAATGGCGACGGCAAAACTTGCTCCAGCAACTCCAAGAAGGATACCGATGAGATATATTTCTTTAAGAGTATGGGCAAATACAAAACCCCAGACGAGGGGGATAACCGAAACTCCCATGGCAATAAGAGCCGTTTTTTTCCCTCCAAAGCCTGATTCAGCTATTCCCAAGGCAATTCGTAAACCGCTCCCAGATAAAATAGGTAGAGCCACCATAATCCCTTTTTCTAGTGGTGTCAGCTTCAGTTCATCTGCTATAAAGGTCCCCACAGCCCCTAGAATCACCCAAATGGCAAAACTGATATCGAAATAGAGAAAAGAAGAACAAAGGGTCAAAAGGCTTTGTTTATTGATAAAGATATTAGGAAAGAAGGGCGTTTTCATGAGAGCCATTACGTTAGGCTAATGGTGTTTGAAGCCATGGGGATTTTTATAAAAATCTGGTGGTTTTTTACAAAGGTAGGATAAACTTTAATTCGAAACTTTTCAGAGATTGTGCAGTTGCCCGTTTCAAAAGAAAAAGGGTAAGCATGAAGTGGACAAATGAAGATCTTTTCGTCACAGAGAGCTTCGGCAATTGGCCCTCCTTGATGTGGGCATTTGCCTTCGACGGCCCATATTTTTCCCGAATGGGTTTTAAAGAGGGCAATTTTTATCTTTCCAATTCGAAAGCATCTACCTATGCCACTGACTAGTTCGTTGATATGACATACTTGATAGACCCTTTCATTATCCAGTATATTGCTATTCATTATTCGTTCTCCTTTTAGGATTTTAGGAAATGGGATTGGGACAGCTTGTTTCAGAAGTAAATTGATAGGGAAATTCTTCCTGTTGCGCAGCTTTCCAAGGATCCTCGTAGGCTGCTATTGCCTGTTCTATTTCTCTGTCCAATCTGTTTTTTTCGGCTTCAGGAGCTGAAAGTATTGCAGATCTTATTGCTTCTATTCCCAGTCGTTCAACAAAACTATAGCTCCTTTCTGCATATTTTGCGTTTTCTCGATAGTATTGAATGAAGCGGCCGATACATAAAAGTGCTTCCTCATGATCCTTAGCGATTGTGAGAAGATCTCCAGCTCGAACCCTTGCCCCTGCAGCCCCTCCAATATAAATTTCCCAGCCTGTTCCAATAGCTACAGCCCCAATGTCTTTGACCGTGGCTTCTGCACAGTTCCTCGAACAACCACTTACCGCAAGTTTAAGCTTTGCTGGAGTTTCTACTCCCTGAAATCTCTTTTCAATTGCTATCCCAAGCTTAGTAGAATCGCCTACACCAAATCGGCAAAATTCGATTCCTACACAGGTTTTGCAGGTTCTGAAAGCTTTCGTATAGGCATGACCGCAATTCATTCCCAGCTCTTTCCATACCAAAGGCAGTTGCTCTTTTGTTAGTCCAAGCATGTCTATTCTTTGGCCTCCTGTAATTTTTATCATGGGGATCCTGTATTTTTCGGAGACATCAGCAATTTTTCGTAGTTGCTCAGGAGTGGTGATGCCTCCATAGATTCGGGGTACTACCGAATAGGTCCCATCTTTTTGGATATTTGCATGCACTCGGTCATTGATGAATCTCGCATCTGGTTCTTCTTTGTATGATTTGCCCCAGATGGTTTTTAAAAGGCTGGCTAAAGCCGGTTTGGAGGCAGCTTCTTCTTTTCCTCCTGCTAGTTGTTGAAAGACAGCTGAAACACTTCTTAGTTGTCTTTTTTTAATCTCTTCGATCAATTCTCTTTTTCTCAAAGGAATGCAAGGTACATAATAATGAATGGAAGGATCATCAGAAATTGACTTTTGAGTTGTACTCTCAAAGAGTCTTTGCACAAGACCCTTGCAACTGCCACATCCAGTTCCAGCTCGACTAATGGTCATGACTTCTTTGAGGGTAGAAGGACCTTTTTGAATAGCTTGTAAAATTTCTTTTTTCGTTACTCCATTGCAGTTACATACTTGAAAATCCTCTGGTTTGTTTTCTATTGTTTCTTCTTTTGTTATGATGGTTCCTTCGGTTAGAAGATCTTTTGGAGCACAGGTTAGGGGGAGGGATTTTTCGTAGAACTGCAGTGCGTCTAATGCGTGAGATGAAGGTCCAAGGAAAATTCCTCCAACAATCTTCTTTTCATTGATCACGATTTTCCTATAAATTCCTCGGTTTGGTTCGGCATAGAGCACAATCTCTTCCCCACCTTCTGGTTCAATGCGACCAAAAGAAAGAAGATCGATTCCGGCAACTTTCAATCGAGCAATTGGCAGAGAACCATTGTAGCCTTGTGTATGGGCTTTGCCTAAGAGTGATCGTGCGGCGATAGCGGCTTGCTGCCAAGCAGCGGCAACTAAACCGTAGGTTTGGCCATTAAACTCGATGCATTCGCCTATAGCAAAGATCCCAGGATGAGAAATCGATTCCATACGAGAATTGACAAGAATGCCTTTATTTACAGCGATCCCGGAGTTTTTAGCCAAAAGACAGTTTGGTTCAATTCCTGTAGCAATAACAACAAGATCTACTAGGGCTTCTTTGTTGTTTTCAAATAAGATGGCCAGGCTATTGCCTTTATTTTCTATGCCGATCGTTCTTGTTTTTGTCGAGACTTGGATGTTAAGTTTTTCTAACTCCTGTTTTAAAATAGCTCCCGCCATTTCATCGAGCTGCTTTTCCATCAAATGGCCCATAAGATGAATAAGACTGACCTGTAGCCCTCTTTTCATTAAACCAAAGGCTGCTTCTATCCCTAGGAGTCCTCCGCCAATGACGATTGCCTTTTCTGCATCAAAAAGGAGCCTGAGAATATTGTTACAATCGTTGATTTCTCTAAATGTGTATATTCTCTGGGCAAGTTTTCCTGATTGATCGAAAATCCCAGGCAGTTTAGGGATCGATGGAACACTCCCTGTGGCCAAGAGAAGTTTGTCATATGGAATTTTTTCTTTTTCAGTCCATACTCTTTTGTTGATAGGATCGATGTGTAAGGCTTCACAACAGGGTCTGACCACAATTCTATGCTCTTGAAACCATTGTAAGCTTTTAAGTTCAATTGCCTGAGGCTCCGTTTCCCCAGCAAGTACACTGGAGAGCAAAATTCGGTTGTAGCCAACCCTGCTTTCCTTTCCAAGCAGAGTAATCTGATAGTGCTCTATCCCTCCGATTTCGACCAGTTCTTCCAGGAATCTTATAGCGGCCATTCCGGCACCAATGATGAGGAGTTTTTCTTTTTTCATTATTTTTTTTCCTTTCTTATTGCAGTATGCGTGGTTTGCCCTGTAGGGGATTGAATCTTAGCTGCACACAGCTTGAATGAAGGCATTTTGGAAAGAGGATCAAAAAGGGATAAAGTCAGCGCATTGGCTTCTGCCTGTGCATTGGAATAAAAAGGGATAAAAAGAGTGTCGAGCCGTAGATTAGGAGATAACTTTGCTTTGAAGTATCCTTTCCCCTTTTTGTTTCTACCAAGACATATTGACCATCTTTTATTCCAAAATGACGCGCAACGGCTGGGTTTATCTCAACGATTACAGAAGGTTCCTTTTCTTGGAGTTTTTGAATAAGCCGGGTCTGAACCCCTGTTTGGTAATGATATAAAGTTCTTCCTGTTGTGAGGTAGAAAGGATATTCGCTGTTTGGTTCTTCAGGAGAAGCGATGGGATGAACGGGATGAAATTTTGCTTTTCCGTTATCTGTTGGGAATCTTTTGGGAAGGAAGATATCTTTTTGACCTTTGCTTAGGAAAGAATGGCATGGCCAATACAGTTCTTCTCCTCTAGAAAGCCTTTGGTAGGTAATTGCAGAATAATCTGCAGCTGCTCCAGCGGTAGCTCTTCGAAGTTCTTCAAAGATGGCTTGTGGATCTGAAGAAAATCTTAATCCAAAGCCAAACTTTTCAGCTAGTAAGTGAATGATTTCAAGGTCTGTTTTAACGTGTTTTGGGGGATCTAAGATTTTTGGTCTGAGCAAGACACGGCCTTCTAGATTTGTAACTGTACCTGTTTCTTCAGCCCAAATTGCTGTGGGTAAAACAACATCAGCCATCGCTGCCGTTTCGGAAAGGAAAGGATCACATACAAGGAGAAATTCCAACTGAGGGAAAAGCCGCTTGAGCTTTGAATTATTCGGAGACGATACAATAGGATTGGCTCCAAAAACGAGCATCGCTTTAATACCATGCGGCTTTTCAAGGGACTCAAAAATTTCGGTTACACTTTTGTCAGAAGATGGTAGGTCCTTTTCATCGATTTGCCAGAGTCTGGAGATATATTTCCTGTCGAATAAATCAAGATTGCTTCGAGCGCCTGGCAGTTGATCAGGTTTGAGCCCTAATTCTCTGGCTCCTTGCCCATTGCCTTGACCAGTTAAAGTACCAAATCCTGAATTTACCTTTCCTACAATTCCAAGAGCTAGAGAAAGGTTGATAAAGGAAAGGACATTAAAGACCCCTTGAGTTTGCTGTTCACACCCCCTTCCAGTAAGAATGACAATGTTCTTTTCGGTTCCTAAAAGTTCAGCTACCCTGAATAACTCTCTTTGAGAAATACCCGTCAGAGTTTCGACTTTGGCAGGCCAAAAAGAAGAAACAGAGTTAAGGATTTTTTCAAAACCATAAGTGTAATTACGAATAAAAAAGTGGTCGATCTTGTTCTTTTGGATCAACAGATAAAGCAAACCATTGGCTAGGATTCCATCGGTTCCGGGTTTTATTTGCAGATGCACATCCGCATAGGTAGCTGTTGGGGTAGGCCTTGGATCAATAGCTATGATTTTTTTGTTCCTTTTTTTCAAGCAGTCAAAATGGGTCCGAATGGGAGGCATGGTTTCCAGTGGGTTTGTTCCAACCAGTAAGAGCAAATCAGTATGGGCAATATAGTCGATGGGAAAGGGTAGCCCTCTATCTATTCCCAAAGCCATTTCAAGAGCTTTAGATGCCGAAGCCATGCAATATCTTCCGTTGTAATCGATTGCTGAAGTTTGCAAGACAACACGGGCGAATTTTCCAAGGAGATAAGCTTTTTCATTGGTTAGACTACCGCTCCCATAAACGAATATAGAACTATTTCCCCAATGGGATCGAATCTGGGAAAGCTTTTCTACTATAAATGAAATAGCCTCTTCCCAATTAGATTCTCTGAAGGCATTATCTTTTTTGTATCGGATGAGTGGATTAAGAACTCTTTTAGGATGCCTAATTAAGGCAGTGGCCTGCCATCCTTTAATGCAAATTTCACCTTTATTTGTAGCAAAGTCTCTTGGTTCTACCCTAAACTCATGGCTATCCTGGACAACCCATATGGCACACTGATAACTACAAAAGGGACAATGCGTTGGATATTTTGTATAGATTCTTTCTTTATTATGCTTTTCTATCATGTTTCGTTTGAAACAAGAAAAGCAAATAATATTCCTTATTTAACAATTTGGTTAAAATATTCCATGAAATCTTTGGAATCAATCTATTACATAAACGCATATATCATCTCATATCTATGATATAAAGTTATTATATTCTTTAGCACTGGATTCATTTCGCATGGTTATGGGATCAAGGTCGTTTTTGATTAAATGGAGAGAAAATGAGAGGATAGAGAAAAGGTTTGCTCTTAAGATGGATTGGTTTTATAGGAAAGGGACAGTCGTAATGAAAAGGGATGAGATTGCGTTAAAGCATGGAATAGGTCTTCGAAAAAATCTTTAAAAAAAATTCTTAGCTAATTTAGCTTGATTCAAGCTATTAGCGTGCTTCCTATTGACAGCCATTTTTCTGTTTTTTCTAGAATGATTCAAATAGAAATGGGCAAGGTATTTGTTTTTTGTTGAGCTACTATTTTTTCGGCTTGCTTATAAATTTCGGTATCAAAAAACGATCGGCTTTTTCTTTCTCCTATCTTTAATAATCCCGAATTTACCATTTCATTAACAATCCACTGTTCCTTTTCTTTTGAGGGGCAATTGGCATTGCCTTGACTAAAGACATGAAATGCCTGTCCTGGAATAAAGATATTTTTTCCCATTCGAAAAGGTCCAATAAGGCTGTGTTGAAGCACTTCAAGAGGCTGAGCAATCCATCTTCCATAGTGCAGCATGTCGGCCAAATCCTGCCTGTTATGAGGGCTGTCTGCCCATTGGCAGGCTTCTATAAGACAGCCAACAATCCGTATATGTTCTTCCCTTTTTCTTTCTTTGTACTTTGCATTTGCAAGCAACACTTTTTCGGGATGTCTAGGAGCTAGGTCAAGACTTGTAGCCACACAAAAACCCGTTTTTTCGAACAGTGAAACAGAATTCCATGGTTCTCCAACACAAAAGCCATCAATAAACCCTTCTTTGAGGTGAAGAGGCATTTGGGGAGGAGGTAAGGGAACAAAGCGAATATCTCTTTGTGGATTTAATCCTATCTTTTGAAGCCATCGGAGAAGGAGAAAATAGTGGCTTGAAAAAGTGGAGGCTACCCCAAAAAGTAGGGGAAAGGTGCTGGTAGCCTTTATAATCCTTCCATAGTTTTCAAGAGGTTCATTTTCTAAGATCGAGCCATATTTTTTGGAAAGAGTGATTGCATTGCCATTAAGATTCAAAACGAAGGCCGTTGAACATCGACAGGGAACCGATTTTAAACCATAGTTCAAGACTATGGGCAGACCACAGACGGCTTGAGCAAAATCCAACTCTTCATAGACAATCTTCTCCCGGATCGTTGCCCAGCCAGGCTCAGGGCTAAGTTGAACGTCAAAACCCCATTTTTTAAATAATCCCATTTCTAAAGCTACGACCAACGGAGCACAATCGATCAAAGGAATGTAACCAATGGTTATTTTAGATCCTATTCTCAATGTCCTAACTCCTCGGGTTGTGTCCCTTTGTCCATACTTTGTCTCTTTTATCAAGCAGTTAGAATGCCAAATGGGGATCCAAATGGATATTGAATAACATGTATAAATAGAATAGGATTTATAAAAAAATAGTATGGCTTATCCCATCGATAGTCGAGCTCTTTACATTTTTGTCAATACTGCTGAATCCGAAAGCTTTTCACAGGCCGCAAAATCATTGCATCTGAGTCAACCGGCTGTGAGTCGAACAATCCAATCGTTAGAAGAAGAATTAGGATGTCGACTTTTTGATAGGGAAGGAAAGAATCCTTCGCTTACGGCTATTGGGAAAGAATTTTTAGTCTTAGCAAAAGAAATTTTGGCAGGAATGGAAAAAGCCAGAATTGATATAGAAAATCTTAAAAGGGAAGGACCCAAAAAAATTGTTTTTTCAACAAGCTCGCTTAGTTGTCAATATTTCATTCCACAGCTTTACAGGGAATTCCAAGAAAGTTTTCCAGACTGCCTTTTCTCAATCATTCCAGCCAATTCTCCTTTGGCGATTGAATTGGTCGAACAGAAAAAAGTGGATTTTGCCCTTACCATTAAGCCAATAGTTCCCTTTGAAGGATTGGCTATGCTAGAACTTTTCCAGGATGAAGTCCTTTTTCTAGTTAGCTCTTTTCATCCGCTTACTCGAAAAAAGGACATTTCTAAAAAGGAGATAGAAACTGCTCATTATTTGATAAAAAATAAGAACGATACTACTTTTCATATTGTAGAGAAGGCATTTGCCGAACAATCTTTGTATCCAAAAAATTTCATCGAATTAGCTGAAACCGGCTCCATTAAGGAGATGGTCAAAATGGGTCTTGGGATTGGTATTTTACCAGGTTGGATTGCCAAAGAAGAACTAAAAAAAGGCAAGCTTCTCTCTCTTTCTTTAATTGCCAGACCTATTATCAGAAAATGGGTCTTCGTATATAAAATGGGAAGAAAACTCAGCCTTTTGGAAACCACTTTTTTGGAGCTCTGTAAAACAATTCTTCCTAAAAAAGTAAGCTGATTAAACTTGGTGGACTTTCTTTTTTCTTTTACTCTTCTTCAATACTAAAAGATTTTTTTTCATAAAATTCATAAAAAAATCAAAGGAGCCGCCTATGGATGTTGCTAATGAAAAAAACGAGCGGGCATTTGACTTTATTCCTCTTAATGAAAGAGAACAGAAGCCTAGAAAAGTTGGCCTCACTGAAATCCGTGGACCTTATTACACCCCTGTTGGTAAGCACTATCTAGAAGATTTATTCGACACAATGGGAAACTATATTGATATTCTTAAGTTTGCTGGGGGCTCTTTTACATTGATGTCTAAAAGAGCCCTGGAAGACATCATAAACCTTTGCCATAGTCACAATGTTTTGGTATCCACGGGAGGATTCATCGAAAGAGTATTGACGATGGGGTCAGAATTGATTGACAACTATGTGAATGAGTGCAAATCGATCGGTTTTGATATTATTGAGATTTCAGCTGGCTTTGTTACCGTTCCATTTGATGATTTGCTTCGCCTCGTTGAAAAAGTGCAAAAAGTGGGCTTAAAAGTGAAACCGGAGGTAGGAGTACAGTTTGGAGCCGGAGGGGCTACTAGAGCTGAAGAACTAGAAGCAGAAGGAATAAAAAGTACAAAATGGGCAATCAAACAGGCAAAAAGGTTTCTAGAGGCTGGGGCCTATCTAATAATGGTAGAATCAGAAGGGATCACTGAAAATGTTGCTGTGTGGAAAAGGGAGATTATAGCAGAGTTTATTGATCAACTAGGATTGGAAACACTAATGTTCGAAGCAGCTGATCCAGAGGTATTTTCTTGGTATATTAAGGACTATGGCCCGGAGGTGAATCTTTTTGTCGATCACAGTCAGATTGTTCAATTAGAATGTTTACGGTCAGGGATTTGGGGAACGAAAAGCACTTGGGGTCGAGTAGTGACATATAAAAAGTCATAAAAAGGTCAACGGACTATTTTCTAAGGATAATTATCTGTGTTTCTGGAATCTCCTATTTGTACAAAAAAATGAATTCAGTCGTGAGAAATTTTTGGTGGTTCAACGGTTACTAAAGTAATGATGAAGTTTTTCTCTGAATTTTGGACAATGGCAGCGACTTTTGCGGGAGTTGTCGCAGGTATGGAGAATGTTGCTGGAGCTTTTTTAATGAGGTTGTTTAGTGATTTTTTGGGACTGACAATTAAAACAAATGTTTTTGTTCCCTCCATCCTTTTATTAGAATGAACTTT
Encoded proteins:
- a CDS encoding Rieske (2Fe-2S) protein encodes the protein MNSNILDNERVYQVCHINELVSGIGRCFRIGKIKIALFKTHSGKIWAVEGKCPHQGGPIAEALCDEKIFICPLHAYPFSFETGNCTISEKFRIKVYPTFVKNHQIFIKIPMASNTISLT
- a CDS encoding MFS transporter, translating into MKTPFFPNIFINKQSLLTLCSSFLYFDISFAIWVILGAVGTFIADELKLTPLEKGIMVALPILSGSGLRIALGIAESGFGGKKTALIAMGVSVIPLVWGFVFAHTLKEIYLIGILLGVAGASFAVAIPMASRWFLPQHQGLVLGLAGSGNSGTLLSTLFGPMIAHRYGWHSVFGFFFLLLFIVFLFVLFFAEDAPRLQNERMTGESIIRVLCQKKTWLLSLLYSLSFGGFIGFSSYLGFFLVDEYGVEKVEAGGLQTLLIASGSLLRPLGGAIADKLGGIKVLFLLFSLGSFFAFLPSFYFPLLLELTPIFFMMGCLGLANGAIFQLVGTQTASHIGLTTGVVGAAGGIGGFLLPIFLGKIKESFGSCSFGFRLFSLCVLICGIISIILLSEGKRPFPSYPFLESLYKSKKFSFFPLLSFESKEKGEIEKRKK
- a CDS encoding CmpA/NrtA family ABC transporter substrate-binding protein codes for the protein MRIGSKITIGYIPLIDCAPLVVALEMGLFKKWGFDVQLSPEPGWATIREKIVYEELDFAQAVCGLPIVLNYGLKSVPCRCSTAFVLNLNGNAITLSKKYGSILENEPLENYGRIIKATSTFPLLFGVASTFSSHYFLLLRWLQKIGLNPQRDIRFVPLPPPQMPLHLKEGFIDGFCVGEPWNSVSLFEKTGFCVATSLDLAPRHPEKVLLANAKYKERKREEHIRIVGCLIEACQWADSPHNRQDLADMLHYGRWIAQPLEVLQHSLIGPFRMGKNIFIPGQAFHVFSQGNANCPSKEKEQWIVNEMVNSGLLKIGERKSRSFFDTEIYKQAEKIVAQQKTNTLPISI
- a CDS encoding phosphosulfolactate synthase, which codes for MDVANEKNERAFDFIPLNEREQKPRKVGLTEIRGPYYTPVGKHYLEDLFDTMGNYIDILKFAGGSFTLMSKRALEDIINLCHSHNVLVSTGGFIERVLTMGSELIDNYVNECKSIGFDIIEISAGFVTVPFDDLLRLVEKVQKVGLKVKPEVGVQFGAGGATRAEELEAEGIKSTKWAIKQAKRFLEAGAYLIMVESEGITENVAVWKREIIAEFIDQLGLETLMFEAADPEVFSWYIKDYGPEVNLFVDHSQIVQLECLRSGIWGTKSTWGRVVTYKKS
- a CDS encoding LysR family transcriptional regulator, which encodes MAYPIDSRALYIFVNTAESESFSQAAKSLHLSQPAVSRTIQSLEEELGCRLFDREGKNPSLTAIGKEFLVLAKEILAGMEKARIDIENLKREGPKKIVFSTSSLSCQYFIPQLYREFQESFPDCLFSIIPANSPLAIELVEQKKVDFALTIKPIVPFEGLAMLELFQDEVLFLVSSFHPLTRKKDISKKEIETAHYLIKNKNDTTFHIVEKAFAEQSLYPKNFIELAETGSIKEMVKMGLGIGILPGWIAKEELKKGKLLSLSLIARPIIRKWVFVYKMGRKLSLLETTFLELCKTILPKKVS
- the nirB gene encoding nitrite reductase large subunit NirB; this translates as MKKEKLLIIGAGMAAIRFLEELVEIGGIEHYQITLLGKESRVGYNRILLSSVLAGETEPQAIELKSLQWFQEHRIVVRPCCEALHIDPINKRVWTEKEKIPYDKLLLATGSVPSIPKLPGIFDQSGKLAQRIYTFREINDCNNILRLLFDAEKAIVIGGGLLGIEAAFGLMKRGLQVSLIHLMGHLMEKQLDEMAGAILKQELEKLNIQVSTKTRTIGIENKGNSLAILFENNKEALVDLVVIATGIEPNCLLAKNSGIAVNKGILVNSRMESISHPGIFAIGECIEFNGQTYGLVAAAWQQAAIAARSLLGKAHTQGYNGSLPIARLKVAGIDLLSFGRIEPEGGEEIVLYAEPNRGIYRKIVINEKKIVGGIFLGPSSHALDALQFYEKSLPLTCAPKDLLTEGTIITKEETIENKPEDFQVCNCNGVTKKEILQAIQKGPSTLKEVMTISRAGTGCGSCKGLVQRLFESTTQKSISDDPSIHYYVPCIPLRKRELIEEIKKRQLRSVSAVFQQLAGGKEEAASKPALASLLKTIWGKSYKEEPDARFINDRVHANIQKDGTYSVVPRIYGGITTPEQLRKIADVSEKYRIPMIKITGGQRIDMLGLTKEQLPLVWKELGMNCGHAYTKAFRTCKTCVGIEFCRFGVGDSTKLGIAIEKRFQGVETPAKLKLAVSGCSRNCAEATVKDIGAVAIGTGWEIYIGGAAGARVRAGDLLTIAKDHEEALLCIGRFIQYYRENAKYAERSYSFVERLGIEAIRSAILSAPEAEKNRLDREIEQAIAAYEDPWKAAQQEEFPYQFTSETSCPNPIS